Proteins encoded within one genomic window of Ranitomeya variabilis isolate aRanVar5 chromosome 4, aRanVar5.hap1, whole genome shotgun sequence:
- the CDON gene encoding cell adhesion molecule-related/down-regulated by oncogenes, which translates to MHPGPRHLLLCLSLLLLPTRAESDVTLRFLSEPLSTVQKAGSRVTLFCSAESPRPHISWLFNGEFLDSRMGRDVDAPPGQLAISALAPQHVGRYQCMMNSSSGSIISAPAAVSMAYLEDFANSSKVTVTADEGSSVIINCSAPRSVPRVQIHYKVKGKWLERSADKFLILPSGNLQIFNVSLEDRGPYRCAAYNPMTHERKISASVYKLAIRDPSHDDASVAPPVITHKVSAHLHDSLTLECAPAGAGNLHVRWYKDGRDAMGERWRKLWFTHLVIEDVESVDRGNYSCQLGHDPLGIAVVNYTVTILEVPSISHPPEDQSVLLGADVTFTCEWRGSPLPTVTWLHNSKALHPSSRLRPSGSKLHVTGVMAEDSGMYQCMADNGVGAAQAAARLRVQSESGSRPSIVSPPTSLSVVNGEWVTLTCNATGQPTPVIRWFDGNGPISSHPFHILRPKPRKSSQSKAAGSGGPDPLLVVMSQAGSSSLHIPAVRGQHAGRYVCEASNQFGWTRAEATLTVVPYEMSTIRLDVAPRTTEDPVLASAAPTDKPVNATMLPEAPIILSPPQATKPDMYFLVWRSGRDGGLPINAYFVRYRKLDDDGNVVGSWNSIRVPASENEFHLTELEPVSLYEVLMVARNAAGEGQPAMLTFRTSKEKSSSSKNTLAPSPPVGRHKQVISPVQKDSVRHSSVPEAPDRPTISTASETSVYVTWIPRANGGSPITSFKVEYRKTGKAWMMAAENIPPSMLSVEVSALEPGAVYKFRVIAINTYGESRHSTVSRPYQVAGYSSRLPNPLIVGPRIDHTEAVTDSEILLKWTYIPANNNNTPIQGFYIYYRPTDSDNDSDYKRDMVEGTKKQHQISHLQPETSYDIKMQCFNERGASDYSNVMICETKARRSPGASEYPMLQLSTPSTIERGGQGSSSSSSTLARSGDMLYVIVGCVLGGMVLILMTFIAICLLKHRQQSLLHKFEPPGYLYQGSDLNGQMIEYTTLPGTSLINGNVHGGYMGNGSLTNGCPHRHHSVHNGVNGILNGELYTTCPNSLKGTCPVYEHLPHSISNGGVLYSPVPQTDPSECRNCRNCCNNNRCFNKINDSYNSNGAARAPYQEETQETKPLGPASAPMNLSSSDESEYSPEVEVDVKEKDVQAPARHPPQDGTPEMKAANPEGDGCSSIRDDGGFTSPTPIVLSSCDENQTRTLDGSTGRQQLPIAEA; encoded by the exons ATGCATCCTGGACCGAGGCATCTGCTGCTTTGTCTCTCACTTCTCCTGCTGCCGACCAGGGCCGAGTCAG ATGTGACTCTTCGCTTTCTGTCTGAGCCCCTTTCCACTGTGCAGAAGGCAGGGAGCAGGGTGACGCTGTTTTGCTCTGCAGAGTCGCCGCGGCCGCACATTTCATGGTTATTTAATGGAGAATTTTTGGATAGCAGAATGGGTCGGGATGTGGATGCTCCTCCAGGGCAGCTTGCCATCTCGGCTCTCGCTCCCCAGCACGTTGGACGTTATCAGTGCATGATGAATTCCAGCTCCGGCTCTATAATAAGTGCACCCGCAGCCGTGTCTATGGCCT ATTTGGAAGATTTTGCAAACTCCTCGAAAGTGACTGTGACGGCTGATGAAGGAAGCAGCGTGATTATTAACTGCAGCGCCCCCCGAAGTGTCCCCCGTGTCCAGATACATTATAAAGTGAAAGGGAAATGGCTGGAGCGATCAGCAG ACAAGTTCCTGATTTTACCTTCAGGAAATCTGCAGATTTTCAATGTGTCCCTGGAGGATCGCGGACCGTATAGATGTGCGGCCTATAATCCAATGACCCATGAGCGGAAAATCAGCGCCTCGGTCTACAAGCTGGCTATAAGAG ATCCATCTCACGATGACGCCAGTGTCGCACCGCCGGTCATCACGCACAAGGTGTCCGCTCACCTGCACGACTCGCTGACTCTGGAGTGTGCACCCGCGGGCGCCGGTAATCTCCATGTTCGCTGGTATAAAGATGGACGTGATGCTATGGGGGAAAGATGGAGGAAACTGTGGTTCACTCATCTAGTGATCGAGGATGTGGAATCCGTGGACAGGGGGAACTACTCCTGTCAGCTGGGACATGACCCTCTGGGAATCGCTGTGGTCAATTATACAGTCACCATTCTAG AGGTCCCATCTATTTCGCACCCCCCTGAGGACCAGTCTGTGCTTCTGGGTGCAGATGTCACTTTTACCTGTGAGTGGCGAGGTAGCCCACTTCCTACCGTCACCTGGCTGCACAACTCCAAGGCGCTGCATCCGTCCTCGCGCCTCCGCCCATCGGGGAGCAAACTCCATGTTACAGGCGTAATGGCGGAGGATTCTGGGATGTATCAGTGCATGGCAGATAACGGCGTAGGGGCGGCACAGGCGGCAGCAAGACTCCGAGTACAATCAG AATCCGGCTCCAGACCCTCCATTGTGTCGCCCCCTACAAGTCTGAGCGTTGTGAATGGAGAGTGGGTGACTCTGACCTGCAACGCCACCGGTCAGCCCACACCCGTCATCCGCTGGTTTGATGGCAACGGACCCATCAGTAGTCACCCATTCCATATCCTGCGTCCTAAACCGCGCAAGTCATCGCAGTCCAAGGCGGCAGGCAGCGGCGGCCCGGACCCCCTCCTTGTGGTCATGTCTCAGGCGGGGTCCAGCTCCTTGCACATCCCTGCAGTCCGGGGGCAGCACGCTGGCAGATACGTCTGCGAGGCCTCTAATCAGTTTGGATGGACCCGAGCAGAAGCCACGCTGACCGTCG TTCCCTATGAGATGAGCACGATACGTTTGGATGTGGCCCCCAGGACTACTGAAGACCCCGTCCTTGCCAGCGCTGCCCCCACAGACAAGCCTGTCAATGCCACCATGTTACCGGAGGCTCCCATCATCCTCAGCCCCCCACAGGCCACCAAGCCTGACATGTATTTCCTGGTGTGGCGATCAGGACGGGATGGCGGCCTACCGATCAATGCCTACTTCGTGCGCTATCGGAAG CTGGATGATGATGGAAATGTGGTGGGATCCTGGAATTCTATACGAGTCCCAGCCAGCGAGAACGAGTTCCACCTCACAGAACTGGAGCCTGTCAGCCTATATGAGGTGCTGATGGTGGCCAGGAACGCAGCGGGCGAGGGGCAACCCGCCATGCTCACATTCCGAACCAGCAAAG AGAAGAGCTCGTCCTCCAAGAACACCCTGGCTCCTTCCCCTCCGGTCGGAAGACACAAGCAAGTCATTTCACCGGTGCAGAAGGACTCTGTTCGGCACAGCAGTG TTCCTGAAGCCCCCGACCGTCCCACCATCTCCACTGCATCAGAGACCTCCGTCTATGTGACGTGGATTCCAAGAGCGAACGGCGGCTCCCCAATAACGTCCTTTAAAGTGGAGTATAGGAAAACTGGGAAGGCCTGGATGATGGCTGCAGAGAACATCCCTCCGTCTATGCTGTCCGTGGAGGTGTCTGCCCTGGAGCCAG GTGCAGTGTATAAATTCCGAGTTATCGCCATTAATACATATGGGGAGAGCCGGCACAGTACAGTGTCCCGACCGTATCAAGTGGCCGGATACAGCAGCCGCCTCCCCAACCCCCTGATCGTCGGTCCTCGTATTGACCACACGGAGGCGGTGACTGACTCTGAGATCCTGCTGAAGTGGACG TACATTCCGGCAAACAACAACAACACCCCGATCCAAGGCTTCTACATCTACTACCGGCCCACGGACAGCGACAATGACAGCGACTACAAGAGGGACATGGTGGAAG GAACCAAAAAGCAGCATCAGATCAGTCACCTGCAGCCGGAGACCTCGTATGACATCAAGATGCAGTGCTTCAACGAGAGGGGAGCGAGCGACTACAGCAACGTGATGATCTGCGAGACCAAAG CCCGCAGGAGTCCTGGAGCCTCGGAGTACCCGATGCTGCAGCTCAGCACTCCTTCCACCATAGAGCGAGGAGGGCAGGGAAGCTCCAGCTCATCCAGCACACTGGCGCGGAGCGGCGACATGCTCTATGTGATCGTGGGCTGTGTGTTAGGCGGGATGGTTCTGATCCTGATGACCTTCATCGCTATATGTCTCCTGAAGCATCGGCAGCAGAGTCTCCTGCACA AGTTCGAGCCTCCTGGTTATCTCTATCAAGGGTCAGATCTGAATGGACAGATGATTGAATATACCACTTTACCAGGAACAAGTCTCATCAATGGGAACGTTCATGGGGGATATATGGGAAATGGGAGCCTCACCAATGGCTGCCCCCACAGGCATCACAGCGTACATAATGGAGTAAACGGCATCCTAAATGGAGAATTATATACGACCTGTCCTAATTCTCTTAAGGGAACGTGTCCGGTGTATGAACACTTACCACACAGCATCTCCAAT GGCGGTGTGCTTTATTCGCCTGTACCCCAGACAGACCCGTCCGAGTGCCGAAACTGCAGAAACTGCTGCAACAATAACCG GTGTTTTAATAAAATCAATGACTCTTACAACAGCAATGGCGCAGCCAGGGCTCCGTACCAAGAGGAGACCCAAGAAACCAAACCACTTGGTCCTGCATCAGCGCCCATGAACTTGTCATCCTCCGACGAATCTGAATATTCACCAGAAGTAGAGGTGGATGTGAAAGAGAAGGATGTACAGGCCCCGGCCCGACACCCTCCCCAGGACGGGACGCCAGAGATGAAAGCCGCCAATCCTGAAG GTGACGGTTGCTCCAGTATACGAGACGATGGCGGCTTCACATCACCGACTCCTATTGTTCTAAGTTCCTGTGATGAAAACCAGACTCGGACGTTAGATGGCTCCACCGGCCGCCAGCAGCTGCCGATAGCAGAAGCGTGA